From Triticum urartu cultivar G1812 chromosome 2, Tu2.1, whole genome shotgun sequence, a single genomic window includes:
- the LOC125536230 gene encoding protein WEAK CHLOROPLAST MOVEMENT UNDER BLUE LIGHT 1-like, with protein MESTHASEENNSKESSPVEIPETCVDSPTLEVSSNGVHENINANMEKSAQAATSGISNGLPVAADDSELSSHSEVLAESHPDVAEHDVESNSPTGAGPEMLSNSGPTEKSKHSVKGQADHSSSVHPVEVNHVEDKARFQRKIAVKPKVMEESEAKPESPYKGLIDTAAPFESVREAVTKFGGIVDWKAHKVQMMERRKFIQLELENAQKEIPKCKEELEAAEMAKSQVLDELETTKRIIEELKHELEKAQMEEVQAKQDSELAQLRVQEIERGVADDSSVIAKTQMEVAKERHEKSVAELKSVKEELRTLHEEYASLVNERDRAIKRAEEVLAAGKDIEKRVEGLTVELIAAKGSLELAHAAHHDAEERRIGAVLAKEQDCLAWDRELVQAQEELQQLNNKLLSQNDLKKNLEANLRKLHGLKSELADYVESILCKEALGVAKEHESEDARQISSSIKETLASTQKELEEVKANIENTKTEAKLLRVAATTLRSELDREKASLDSLQQREVMASIAVSSLEAELNRTQKEIESVRSKEEDAQEKMVELPKMLQQAAQEAEDAKDAAQAAEEELRKAKEDTEQTKAAATTTSSRLCAVLKEIEASKASERLALAAVRALNESKEASDVEDSPRGVTLPISEYYALGKKAQDAEELANEKVTEALAQVESVKGSELESLDRLTEATKEMDEKKRTLELALERAERANEGKLAAEQQLRKWRSDHEQRRKIQEAAKRAVNPVSSPFVDPYLKEQDSRLHMSGSSYEDHVPNRKLRKKKSFLPRMGSFLSRNTPAQT; from the exons ATGGAGTCGACTCATGCATCTGAAGAAAATAACTCAAAAGAGTCATCTCCGGTAGAAATCCCAGAAACTTGTGTGGACTCACCAACTCTGGAAGTCAGTAGCAATGGTGTTCACGAAAATATCAATGCAAACATGGAAAAGTCAGCTCAAGCAGCCACATCGGGTATCTCTAATGGCCTTCCAGTTGCTGCCGATGATTCGGAGTTATCTTCACACTCAGAGGTATTGGCAGAGTCTCATCCTGATGTAGCAGAGCATGACGTGGAATCAAATTCCCCCACAGGGGCAGGTCCTGAAATGCTCTCAAATTCAGGACCAACTGAGAAATCCAAACACTCGGTGAAGGGTCAGGCAGATCATTCTTCTTCAGTACATCCCGTCGAAGTGAACCATGTTGAAGACAAGGCACGTTTTCAGAGAAAAATTGCTGTAAAACCAAAAGTGATGGAAGAGTCAGAAGCAAAACCTGAAAGTCCATATAAAGGTCTTATTGACACTGCTGCGCCTTTTGAGTCTGTGAGAGAAGCTGTCACCAAGTTTGGAGGAATCGTTGATTGGAAAGCTCACAAAGTTCAGATGATGGAG AGACGCAAGTTCATACAGCTTGAACTTGAAAATGCTCAGAAAGAAATTCCAAAATGCAAAGAAGAACTAGAAGCTGCAGAGATGGCTAAATCACAGGTACTTGATGAACTAGAGACTACTAAGAGAATTATAGAAGAGCTGAAGCATGAACTGGAGAAAGCACAGATGGAAGAAGTTCAAGCAAAACAGGACTCTGAGCTTGCACAACTGAGGGTGCAAGAAATTGAGCGGGGAGTAGCTGACGATTCTAGTGTAATAGCCAAGACTCAAATGGAAGTCGCAAAAGAAAGACACGAAAAATCTGTTGCCGAACTTAAATCAGTAAAGGAGGAGCTGAGAACATTACACGAAGAGTATGCTAGCTTAGTCAATGAAAGGGACAGAGCAATCAAAAGGGCTGAAGAAGTGTTAGCCGCCGGGAAAGATATCGAGAAGCGAGTGGAGGGGCTGACTGTAGAACTGATTGCAGCTAAAGGATCTCTTGAGTTGGCCCATGCTGCACATCATGATGCTGAAGAACGTAGAATCGGCGCAGTACTGGCAAAAGAGCAAGATTGCCTTGCTTGGGATAGAGAGTTGGTCCAGGCACAAGAGGAGCTGCAACAACTGAACAATAAGCTTCTGTCCCAAAATGATTTGAAGAAGAATCTTGAAGCAAATTTGCGCAAGTTGCATGGCCTCAAGTCTGAGCTTGCAGACTATGTGGAGAGTATACTGTGCAAAGAAGCTTTAGGAGTTGCCAAGGAGCATGAGTCTGAAGATGCTAGACAAATTAGCAGCTCAATTAAGGAAACTCTAGCTTCAACACAGAAAGAGCTCGAGGAGGTTAAAGCAAACATAGAAAATACAAAAACTGAGGCCAAATTGTTAAGAGTTGCGGCGACAACTCTCAGATCAGAGCTCGACAGGGAGAAAGCTTCACTTGACTCATTGCAGCAGAGGGAAGTGATGGCATCAATTGCAGTTTCTTCACTAGAAGCTGAGCTCAACAGGACTCAAAAAGAGATAGAATCTGTGAGATCCAAGGAAGAAGATGCCCAAGAGAAAATGGTGGAGCTCCCTAAGATGTTGCAGCAAGCAGCTCAGGAGGCCGAGGATGCCAAGGACGCAGCTCAAGCAGCAGAAGAGGAGCTGAGAAAAGCCAAGGAAGATACTGAGCAAACCAAAGCAGCTGCAACTACAACAAGCAGCAGGTTATGTGCTGTTCTGAAGGAAATAGAAGCATCCAAAGCGTCCGAGAGGCTAGCACTTGCGGCAGTTCGAGCATTGAATGAAAGCAAAGAGGCCAGCGACGTCGAGGATTCTCCCAGAGGAGTGACGCTTCCTATAAGCGAGTATTACGCCCTTGGCAAGAAAGCACAAGACGCTGAAGAACTGGCAAATGAGAAGGTGACAGAAGCGCTGGCACAGGTAGAGTCCGTGAAAGGCTCTGAATTAGAGAGCCTAGACAGGCTAACTGAAGCAACAAAGGAGATGGATGAAaagaagagaactcttgaacttGCATTGGAGAGAGCCGAGAGGGCAAACGAGGGGAAACTCGCCGCTGAGCAGCAACTGAGGAAATGGAGGTCTGACCATGAGCAGCGCCGGAAAATTCAGGAGGCCGCGAAGCGTGCGGTTAACCCCGTGAGTAGCCCATTTGTCGATCCTTACCTGAAAGAGCAGGATTCACGGCTGCACATGTCAGGCAG